A window from Pyrococcus yayanosii CH1 encodes these proteins:
- a CDS encoding alkaline phosphatase family protein: protein MFSATDWMQHIIWRHIDETHPMYDPQTSPKYNEEFVKFWQRIDKILGNILGIIPKDTIVFLVSDHGFGPNDQTFNLAKWLIMKGYLLVRKRDIKKLIKKFVYKTAIIVAKTPIKKLIPAKTRKNVGNVLRTNIADEVNFEKSKAYCLGHTIPFGAIYINAQNEREREEIKEKLMHDLMNLSNDIGKKVNVQIFEPKKLYSGEKVHLLPDIIFTINDWRCVIIEDNFDRPLFEEKPFSTRHTGT from the coding sequence GTGTTTTCCGCTACGGACTGGATGCAACATATAATCTGGAGGCACATAGATGAAACCCATCCAATGTACGATCCCCAGACATCTCCAAAATATAATGAAGAGTTCGTCAAATTCTGGCAGAGGATAGATAAGATACTTGGAAATATTTTGGGCATAATTCCAAAAGATACCATTGTGTTTCTCGTCTCAGATCATGGATTTGGTCCCAACGACCAAACGTTCAACTTGGCAAAATGGCTTATTATGAAGGGATATCTGCTGGTTAGGAAAAGAGACATTAAGAAGCTTATCAAAAAGTTTGTGTATAAGACTGCCATAATCGTGGCAAAAACCCCAATAAAGAAGTTGATTCCTGCTAAAACAAGAAAAAACGTTGGAAACGTGCTAAGAACAAACATCGCTGATGAAGTTAACTTCGAAAAAAGTAAAGCGTATTGTTTAGGGCACACAATTCCCTTTGGTGCTATTTACATAAATGCTCAAAACGAAAGAGAAAGAGAAGAAATAAAAGAGAAATTGATGCATGACCTTATGAATCTGAGTAATGACATTGGAAAAAAAGTCAATGTCCAAATATTTGAGCCTAAAAAACTTTACTCTGGAGAGAAAGTCCACCTTTTACCTGATATAATTTTCACAATAAACGACTGGAGGTGTGTTATAATCGAGGACAACTTTGACAGACCATTATTTGAAGAAAAACCCTTTTCGACGAGGCACACCGGCACATAG
- a CDS encoding alkaline phosphatase family protein: MKYSMSSAQKLLIIGLDGATWDVLMPLINEGNLSTLERLVKKGSYGVLGSTIPPVTGGAWLSLATGKTPGKTGIIDFLNRKDATQKLYPTSSSDFKGHSFWDYLSKAGKKVGIFNYPMLFPPYKVNGFMISGLGSSPDDDITYPLSLKKELEQAAGKYEIYVDYHNKKYEDLDLFISDLNRFLDRFEKWVYYWLKIKNGTRYSWCFPLRTGCNI, from the coding sequence GTGAAATATTCTATGAGCAGTGCCCAAAAGCTACTAATTATTGGCCTCGATGGGGCAACATGGGATGTCCTAATGCCGCTAATAAATGAAGGAAACCTTTCAACTCTAGAAAGATTAGTTAAAAAAGGAAGCTATGGAGTTCTGGGATCTACTATACCCCCAGTTACTGGTGGTGCTTGGCTTTCTTTGGCAACGGGGAAAACTCCAGGAAAAACTGGGATAATAGACTTCCTAAATCGAAAAGATGCAACTCAAAAATTGTATCCCACATCCTCTTCAGATTTTAAGGGACATTCTTTCTGGGATTATTTAAGCAAAGCAGGCAAAAAGGTTGGCATCTTCAATTACCCTATGCTCTTTCCCCCATATAAGGTGAATGGCTTCATGATTTCTGGATTGGGTTCTTCTCCGGATGATGATATCACATATCCATTATCTTTAAAAAAAGAATTGGAACAAGCTGCTGGAAAATATGAAATCTATGTTGACTATCACAACAAAAAGTATGAGGACCTTGATTTGTTTATATCTGACTTAAACAGATTTTTAGATAGGTTTGAGAAGTGGGTTTATTATTGGTTAAAAATAAAGAATGGAACGCGTTATTCTTGGTGTTTTCCGCTACGGACTGGATGCAACATATAA
- a CDS encoding glycosyltransferase family 2 protein yields the protein MFPRVSIIILNWNGWRDTIECLESVYRITYPNYDVIVVDNGSKDNSIQKIKEYAEGKIKVHSKFFDYNPNNKPIRVFEVSEDDAKKGKFNRPLYEKFDVNRRMILIKNRDNYGFAGGNNVGIKFALSVLNPDYVMLLNNDTVVDKKFLDELVKVAESDKKIGIAGPLILYYDHPTIVWAFGTVALRGKPKSYILYTPIEVPWVIGCALLLKADLLRSVGLLDENIFLYGEEYDLCLRARSQSYYLYAVPTSTVIHKEKMDYILDKPYKLYYELKHFPYVLRKNYMGANFAYVFLRYYLGGTILKKSLLILKLLKNQKKEKCKR from the coding sequence GTGTTCCCTCGTGTCTCTATCATCATCCTCAATTGGAATGGATGGAGGGATACGATTGAGTGTTTGGAATCTGTTTATCGGATTACTTATCCCAATTATGATGTTATTGTTGTTGACAATGGTTCAAAGGATAATTCAATCCAAAAAATTAAAGAGTATGCGGAAGGAAAAATTAAAGTTCATTCGAAGTTTTTTGACTATAATCCGAATAACAAGCCGATTAGGGTTTTTGAGGTTAGCGAGGATGACGCAAAAAAAGGAAAGTTCAATAGACCACTTTACGAAAAATTTGATGTCAATAGAAGGATGATTTTAATTAAGAATAGAGACAACTACGGCTTCGCTGGTGGAAACAATGTTGGAATAAAATTCGCACTGAGCGTTTTAAATCCTGATTATGTAATGCTTTTGAATAATGATACTGTTGTTGATAAAAAATTCTTAGATGAGCTTGTTAAAGTTGCAGAAAGTGATAAAAAAATTGGGATTGCTGGACCTCTTATTTTGTATTATGATCATCCAACCATTGTCTGGGCTTTTGGTACTGTAGCTCTGAGGGGAAAACCAAAAAGCTACATCTTGTACACTCCTATTGAGGTTCCATGGGTAATTGGATGCGCCCTCCTTCTTAAGGCAGATTTACTACGTAGTGTTGGCTTGCTAGATGAAAACATATTCTTATATGGAGAAGAATATGATTTATGTCTCAGGGCGAGAAGCCAGAGCTACTATTTATATGCTGTTCCAACTTCCACAGTGATCCATAAAGAAAAAATGGATTATATCCTGGACAAACCTTATAAATTATACTATGAACTAAAACATTTTCCATATGTTCTCAGAAAGAATTATATGGGAGCAAACTTCGCTTATGTATTTCTCAGATATTATCTTGGTGGAACAATTCTAAAAAAGAGTTTACTTATTTTAAAATTATTAAAAAATCAAAAAAAAGAGAAGTGCAAAAGATAA
- a CDS encoding glycosyltransferase has translation MEGYLMKNLVVINVIPSGIGGIQTYGKTLEGKLNEEGVIVERIETYKVDRTKNLTSEILKKITRFFVNFVELSKVIKEYQKKGHKIILHAHIGKGVSFWENSAYCLWVKILGIPFIFHIHSSLLHVEFRQSSEIIKGIRRYILSEASKIIALSGYWKRQLLQIDGLQSEKVVVVYNFIDIERFKGYNKLECRKKLGLPLDKKIIVSIGRLEPEKGLEYLIEAVSMIVKNRNDILCVIIGDGTLKEHLERYTQSLGLKSYIKFVGLRPPEEIPIWLTAADILVLPSLRESFGIVQIEAMACGRPVIASKNGASEKIIISDEYGLLSEPANPEDLMERILEGLEKNGMSIK, from the coding sequence TTGGAGGGTTATCTAATGAAAAATTTAGTAGTTATAAATGTAATTCCTTCCGGTATTGGGGGCATACAAACATATGGAAAGACATTAGAGGGAAAATTAAATGAAGAAGGGGTTATCGTTGAGAGAATAGAAACATATAAAGTTGATAGAACTAAAAATCTAACAAGCGAAATTTTGAAAAAAATCACAAGATTTTTTGTTAATTTTGTTGAGCTTTCAAAGGTCATAAAAGAATATCAAAAGAAAGGGCACAAGATAATCCTCCACGCCCATATTGGGAAAGGTGTAAGTTTCTGGGAAAACAGCGCATATTGCCTCTGGGTTAAAATATTAGGAATACCGTTTATTTTTCATATCCACTCCAGTCTGCTTCATGTGGAGTTCAGGCAGAGCAGTGAGATCATAAAAGGGATCAGACGATACATACTATCCGAGGCCTCCAAAATAATTGCTCTCTCCGGGTATTGGAAAAGACAACTTTTGCAAATAGATGGACTTCAGAGTGAAAAGGTCGTAGTTGTCTACAATTTTATAGACATTGAAAGGTTTAAAGGTTACAACAAGTTAGAATGTAGAAAGAAGCTCGGGTTGCCATTGGATAAAAAGATAATAGTAAGTATTGGACGTCTGGAACCGGAAAAGGGTCTTGAGTATCTTATTGAAGCCGTTAGCATGATTGTCAAAAATAGAAATGATATTTTATGTGTTATAATTGGGGACGGAACATTAAAAGAGCATTTAGAGAGATATACTCAGAGCCTAGGTCTAAAAAGTTATATCAAATTTGTTGGACTAAGGCCACCGGAGGAGATACCAATTTGGTTAACTGCTGCTGATATTCTTGTACTCCCCAGTCTGCGAGAAAGCTTTGGAATCGTCCAGATTGAAGCCATGGCATGTGGAAGACCGGTTATTGCTTCAAAAAATGGGGCAAGTGAAAAAATAATCATATCAGATGAGTATGGGTTACTTAGCGAGCCTGCTAATCCAGAAGATTTAATGGAAAGAATTTTGGAAGGATTAGAAAAAAATGGAATGAGCATAAAATAA
- a CDS encoding sulfatase yields MEKITDQVIKRNLKVYKLFRKVYDRVKFGANTSKDRVTFEQRLKKTKRFAEKFIDFSSKPDKNVILITVDCLRNDHISYNGYQRETTPFLKSIRGYKASLIATSPWTYPAIASLLTGFYPHNHGAVLEGEDRKFDLSKLKPLKENILTLSEILALFDYATYFNSGIDLAFLSVRRRFHEQRLSSLTDAESILNELERWIKNQDNNFFAHVHLKDLHEPISPPNEFYNYFGEVKKLPKIEYWGEFQKPENQKGGKFEEFRENKLLLYDNTLRYVDYVLEQFHTFLEDKGLIDNTILVITADHGEEFWDHAELEAGYFYDVRGYAGVGHGHSVFNELIEVPLIIMGPDIPKKREEDKPVSGVDIVPTLMDLLGIQHNILFDGINIFKAPKKRLILSENTIHGHEKKALVYGKLKFMYSPGDNVAWIFNLKNDPNEQNPIIDEELSEMFIEKLSKVTSGKMVFWRVI; encoded by the coding sequence GTGGAAAAGATAACGGATCAGGTTATCAAACGGAACCTCAAGGTGTATAAACTGTTTCGTAAGGTCTATGATAGAGTCAAGTTCGGTGCGAATACTTCTAAAGATAGAGTCACGTTTGAGCAGAGACTCAAAAAAACAAAAAGATTTGCTGAAAAGTTTATCGACTTCTCAAGCAAGCCAGACAAAAACGTCATCCTGATAACAGTGGACTGCCTTAGAAATGACCACATTTCATACAACGGCTATCAGAGGGAAACCACCCCCTTCTTGAAGTCTATTAGAGGGTATAAAGCCTCACTAATTGCAACTTCCCCGTGGACATATCCTGCCATCGCTTCTCTACTCACCGGATTTTATCCCCACAACCATGGAGCGGTTCTTGAAGGGGAAGACAGGAAGTTTGACCTATCCAAGCTTAAACCGTTAAAGGAGAACATCTTAACTTTAAGCGAGATTTTAGCTCTCTTTGATTATGCCACCTACTTCAACTCCGGGATTGATCTTGCGTTTCTCTCTGTGAGGCGGAGGTTTCACGAGCAGAGGCTCAGCTCCCTAACGGATGCTGAGTCAATATTAAACGAGCTGGAGCGCTGGATAAAGAATCAAGACAACAATTTTTTTGCACATGTTCATCTAAAAGACCTGCACGAGCCAATTTCTCCCCCCAATGAGTTCTATAACTATTTTGGTGAGGTTAAGAAGTTGCCCAAAATCGAATACTGGGGAGAATTCCAGAAGCCAGAAAACCAGAAGGGTGGGAAGTTTGAAGAGTTCAGGGAAAATAAGCTTTTGCTGTATGATAATACCCTTAGATACGTCGATTATGTGCTTGAGCAGTTCCATACATTTCTCGAAGACAAGGGGCTTATTGATAACACAATTTTGGTCATAACTGCGGATCATGGCGAGGAGTTCTGGGATCATGCAGAGTTGGAGGCAGGATATTTCTACGACGTAAGGGGCTATGCAGGAGTAGGACACGGACACAGCGTATTTAATGAGCTCATCGAGGTGCCTTTGATAATTATGGGGCCAGACATTCCGAAAAAACGAGAAGAGGATAAGCCGGTCAGTGGCGTTGACATCGTGCCAACACTGATGGATCTGCTGGGTATCCAGCATAACATTCTATTTGATGGAATCAACATCTTTAAGGCCCCTAAAAAGAGGCTCATTTTAAGTGAGAACACCATACACGGGCACGAAAAGAAGGCGTTGGTTTACGGGAAACTTAAGTTTATGTATTCTCCTGGGGATAATGTTGCCTGGATATTCAATCTTAAAAACGATCCCAATGAGCAAAATCCCATCATAGATGAGGAGCTGTCGGAGATGTTTATTGAAAAGCTTTCAAAAGTTACTTCAGGAAAGATGGTGTTTTGGAGGGTTATCTAA
- a CDS encoding DUF1972 domain-containing protein, whose amino-acid sequence MRVALIGSRGIPGKYGGTETFVEEVSTRLSKAGFRVYVTCEADRFFEDEYKGIIRIHVPSIQGKSVTIPSINDVVAATYLLLKHSHDVDVLYFVSPDGALAALLPRLSRKKILINPDGVEWHRLIKRSRFVPFYLFPVYLTTMIYMYLMEYLSCKVPDIVIADSLGIKEHLEKRHKPRRIVYIAYGARELVPSGLSRDEERKVLKKFGLEPNEYYLTVARIVAENNIHLEVEGFKKASSEKKLVIVGNFNKKDPYTKHLLRLRGGDEDIVFLDPIYDREVLGVLRKNCFAYIHAYEVGGTNPSLLEQMLFKRPILAYDVPFNREVLQEGGIYFKDADDLGNKMRMLERGEFDLRLIRKTQVKRIRRQYNWEKVAREYERVFLRVIRST is encoded by the coding sequence ATGAGGGTTGCCCTTATAGGCTCAAGAGGCATTCCGGGAAAGTATGGAGGAACTGAGACTTTTGTGGAGGAGGTTTCTACGAGACTTTCAAAGGCAGGGTTTAGGGTGTACGTTACATGTGAGGCAGATAGGTTCTTTGAAGATGAGTATAAAGGTATAATCAGAATCCATGTCCCATCAATTCAGGGGAAAAGCGTAACCATCCCCTCTATAAATGATGTGGTTGCCGCAACGTATCTCTTACTTAAACATTCCCACGATGTCGATGTTCTGTATTTTGTATCGCCCGACGGTGCTCTGGCGGCTCTTCTTCCACGTCTCTCACGGAAGAAGATCCTCATCAATCCCGACGGGGTTGAATGGCACAGGCTGATAAAGAGGAGCCGCTTTGTGCCCTTCTACCTCTTTCCGGTGTACCTCACCACGATGATCTACATGTACCTCATGGAGTACCTGTCCTGTAAGGTTCCCGACATTGTTATTGCAGATTCTCTTGGAATTAAGGAGCATCTGGAAAAAAGACACAAACCTAGGAGGATAGTCTATATCGCCTACGGCGCAAGGGAGCTCGTTCCTTCCGGTCTTTCCAGGGATGAGGAGCGGAAGGTACTTAAAAAGTTCGGACTTGAGCCTAACGAATACTACCTCACAGTCGCCAGAATAGTTGCGGAGAACAACATCCACCTTGAGGTTGAAGGGTTTAAGAAAGCCAGCTCTGAAAAGAAGCTCGTCATAGTGGGAAACTTCAACAAAAAAGACCCGTACACAAAGCACCTCCTGAGGCTGAGGGGCGGCGATGAAGACATTGTGTTCCTCGATCCGATATACGACAGGGAAGTCCTCGGAGTTCTGAGGAAGAACTGCTTTGCCTACATCCACGCCTACGAGGTCGGCGGGACGAATCCATCTTTACTTGAGCAGATGCTGTTTAAGAGGCCCATCTTGGCCTACGACGTGCCCTTCAACAGGGAAGTCCTTCAGGAAGGAGGGATATACTTTAAAGATGCCGATGATTTGGGTAATAAAATGAGGATGCTTGAGCGCGGGGAGTTCGACCTAAGGCTTATAAGAAAGACCCAGGTTAAGAGGATACGGAGGCAGTACAACTGGGAGAAGGTCGCGAGGGAGTATGAGAGGGTGTTTCTAAGGGTTATCAGAAGCACTTAG
- a CDS encoding glycosyltransferase family 2 protein, translated as MRTLIVIPAYNEELTIGSVVALAKKYGDVLVVDDGSTDRTSEVAQRAGAVVIRHPTNRGKGAALKTGFEYALRNNYDAVVCLDADGQHNPDEIPLLIDPIIRGEADLVIGSRYLNSAYRNIPLYRRLGLWVLNKATVIASGINVSDSQSGFRALNRKALENLNLDADGYHIESEMIHELAGKGLRIKEVPINVRYDVPKRHKKNPVSHGVGVLAKVVGLIGYKRPLLLFSILSLVSFAIAGVFAYLALKPYWRGGNVFLTQAIAAGIFTLIGIQLFIAGLTLNVLARMVRE; from the coding sequence ATGAGGACGCTCATAGTTATTCCAGCGTACAACGAGGAGCTCACTATTGGGTCAGTCGTTGCCCTAGCCAAGAAGTACGGAGACGTTTTAGTCGTTGACGACGGCTCTACGGATAGAACCTCCGAGGTAGCCCAGAGGGCAGGGGCAGTTGTGATAAGGCATCCAACCAACAGGGGTAAAGGAGCGGCTTTAAAAACTGGCTTTGAATATGCCTTGAGGAATAACTACGATGCCGTGGTTTGTTTGGATGCAGATGGTCAGCACAATCCCGATGAAATACCATTGCTAATAGACCCTATAATCAGAGGCGAGGCGGATCTTGTGATAGGGTCGAGATATTTGAACAGTGCTTACAGAAATATTCCACTTTATAGAAGGCTCGGGCTTTGGGTTCTTAATAAAGCGACTGTAATTGCATCTGGTATTAACGTTAGTGACTCTCAAAGTGGATTCAGAGCCTTGAACAGGAAGGCCTTGGAGAACTTAAACCTGGATGCTGATGGATATCATATTGAAAGTGAGATGATACACGAGTTGGCTGGAAAAGGATTAAGGATTAAAGAAGTTCCGATAAACGTCAGGTACGACGTTCCTAAAAGACACAAGAAGAATCCAGTTTCACATGGAGTTGGGGTCTTAGCCAAGGTTGTGGGGCTGATTGGGTATAAGAGGCCTCTATTATTGTTCAGCATTTTGAGCTTGGTAAGCTTTGCTATCGCAGGAGTGTTTGCATATCTGGCCTTGAAGCCGTACTGGAGAGGGGGAAATGTATTTTTAACCCAGGCTATAGCTGCGGGGATTTTTACTCTAATTGGGATTCAGCTGTTCATTGCGGGATTAACGCTGAACGTCTTAGCGAGGATGGTGAGGGAGTAG
- a CDS encoding STT3 domain-containing protein: MKALAKIPKPRYAIPILLVIATIFRIVTFRLSYLLGFDPYFHLAYIEEALKAGKWFNFFTLAFGPWGFQIKNFHPLGLWMTPAYIYKLLSPLGVSLYDAFRITPVIFGVLTVLFFYLALRRLYGDGPAFLSSLLLAMSFGHIFRSMANYYRGDNYMLFWYSVALLGIAYALTLKVKWRYSLYIIPALATGFSSAFWQAYYPIFVFVLASGLFLSIWGYLREEKYFPDATLLVLSTVLGALIANWIGGMLNYGMLGQDHGFGKAVAKKLGLTFGFVKDAYLLVHLKYLVLLALAFILALYLARRFINDFKQRAIILSIFVVMSIVILFLRFPALRELPTGFGIFTEAPIQETRPPTFHDLWAAYNVTLFLAPLFLLRLRRISWADFLVLGYVLPSLYMLSIWSRFLFIASPAIALLAGLGLLEVYGIIEPKLSGKKLVAATLVLLVVFPALSGALAFKKAWGMKPFVNEHWIRALEWLRENSNENDIVLAWWDYGHWVTYYARRAPVAQGMPNAWVAAYLLGLLDWKRAQSLGVDYVIVSYYDFLKLQSIFDTARLAKRWANLTAEGYGFAMLPMTVNLGDVMMFENEPYAVLVKPGRNAWDVSIRVGNAVGYPKELFVEKGAKVTIVPLSRFSNSGPYLYINLDYNYAFLMTEKMYNTTMARLFVRNGDERYRLVYSDGGVIKIFKLEHPNVAVERVNGTVVLRFENATGTGLGIFGFLDNGTLVFRKWYPVKGKEEFPLPLDLNGSVVIRYTYVEGRVVVDRGVFRLDMN, from the coding sequence ATGAAGGCGCTGGCAAAGATACCCAAGCCCAGGTATGCAATTCCCATCCTGCTTGTTATAGCAACTATCTTCCGAATTGTTACATTTAGGCTTTCCTACCTACTTGGCTTTGACCCTTATTTCCATCTCGCCTACATCGAAGAGGCCCTCAAGGCTGGAAAGTGGTTCAACTTCTTCACCCTTGCCTTTGGCCCGTGGGGCTTTCAGATTAAGAATTTTCATCCCTTGGGTCTCTGGATGACTCCCGCATACATATACAAGCTCCTGTCCCCCCTGGGAGTCTCGCTCTACGACGCCTTCCGCATCACGCCCGTTATCTTTGGAGTTCTGACGGTGCTATTCTTTTATTTAGCCCTCCGCAGGCTTTATGGAGATGGGCCAGCGTTCCTTTCTTCTCTCCTGCTCGCCATGAGCTTTGGTCATATATTCAGGTCGATGGCCAACTATTATAGGGGCGACAATTACATGCTCTTCTGGTACTCTGTGGCGTTGCTCGGCATCGCATACGCCCTCACCCTGAAGGTTAAATGGAGGTACTCCCTTTACATCATCCCAGCCCTGGCTACAGGTTTTTCCTCGGCCTTCTGGCAGGCCTACTACCCAATCTTCGTCTTCGTGCTGGCCTCTGGGCTCTTCCTTTCGATTTGGGGGTATCTAAGGGAGGAGAAATACTTCCCAGATGCTACCCTTCTCGTGCTATCCACAGTCCTTGGTGCCCTCATTGCGAACTGGATAGGAGGAATGCTCAACTACGGGATGCTCGGGCAGGATCATGGATTTGGGAAGGCCGTGGCCAAGAAACTGGGCTTAACTTTTGGATTCGTGAAGGATGCTTACCTCCTCGTCCACCTGAAGTACCTAGTACTTTTAGCCCTTGCCTTCATCTTGGCACTATACTTAGCGAGAAGGTTCATCAATGACTTCAAGCAGAGAGCTATAATCCTCAGTATCTTTGTTGTCATGAGCATCGTGATTCTCTTCCTCCGCTTCCCGGCCCTTAGGGAGCTCCCGACGGGTTTTGGAATTTTCACAGAGGCTCCAATACAGGAAACCAGGCCTCCAACTTTTCACGACCTATGGGCGGCTTATAATGTCACCCTATTCCTTGCCCCCCTCTTCCTCCTCCGCCTGCGGAGGATATCGTGGGCAGACTTCCTAGTGCTTGGCTACGTTTTGCCTTCCCTATACATGCTCTCCATCTGGAGCAGGTTCCTCTTCATAGCTTCGCCGGCCATAGCCCTTCTTGCCGGTCTTGGCCTTCTGGAGGTTTATGGAATTATTGAGCCTAAGCTCTCTGGGAAGAAGCTTGTGGCAGCCACTCTGGTTCTCCTCGTCGTCTTCCCTGCCCTTTCCGGTGCCTTGGCGTTTAAGAAGGCTTGGGGTATGAAACCTTTTGTAAATGAGCACTGGATTAGGGCTTTAGAATGGTTGAGAGAGAATTCTAACGAGAATGACATCGTCCTTGCCTGGTGGGACTATGGCCACTGGGTTACCTACTACGCGAGGAGGGCTCCGGTTGCCCAGGGTATGCCAAATGCTTGGGTCGCCGCCTACCTCTTGGGTTTGCTCGACTGGAAGCGGGCCCAGAGTCTTGGCGTTGACTACGTTATAGTCTCCTATTACGACTTTCTAAAACTTCAGTCAATATTCGATACGGCCCGTCTAGCCAAGAGATGGGCCAACCTTACAGCTGAAGGATACGGCTTTGCCATGCTTCCCATGACGGTGAATCTCGGCGACGTCATGATGTTCGAGAACGAGCCTTATGCAGTTCTCGTTAAGCCCGGAAGAAATGCTTGGGATGTCTCAATTCGCGTTGGCAATGCCGTGGGGTACCCAAAGGAGCTCTTCGTTGAGAAGGGGGCAAAGGTTACGATAGTTCCCCTATCCAGATTCTCGAATTCGGGGCCTTACCTGTATATAAATCTCGACTACAACTACGCCTTTCTCATGACGGAGAAGATGTACAACACGACGATGGCGAGGCTGTTTGTGAGAAACGGTGATGAAAGATACCGCCTCGTATACTCGGATGGGGGGGTAATAAAGATATTCAAGCTGGAGCATCCGAACGTTGCCGTGGAAAGGGTGAACGGAACGGTCGTCCTGAGGTTCGAAAACGCCACGGGAACGGGCCTAGGAATTTTCGGCTTCCTTGACAATGGCACCCTTGTTTTTAGGAAGTGGTATCCCGTAAAGGGTAAGGAGGAGTTCCCCTTGCCCCTTGACCTGAATGGGAGCGTCGTCATCCGCTACACCTACGTTGAGGGGAGGGTTGTGGTGGATCGGGGAGTGTTCAGGTTGGATATGAATTGA
- a CDS encoding DUF58 domain-containing protein encodes MRRDELILMTAFLLLLEGYLIPSAAPALAGLFLVLYVASVRFSTRLAVEAERDVPEREVEEGKELEVIVRVRNLGTDCIVRIKDGGGAFSPVTMLVQLREGEEREVRYAVIPKRWGRFKLSPASLILEDVRGLYFEEVSVGKGEEVKVIPSLGALREAARVEANLRLLEKYRRSFHGGEIPEIKELREFQPGDDIRRVDWKATARLGEIIIRELERESEADVYIVVDNTREMRKGVRMAKVDYASILALQLAYKLGERFKVGLAIYDERKAKVLPPDKGLLQVERMRRFLESRWERGIMSLRFSFSFFGDRGREFLAKVFPFVKGRKGVKGIYEAFSLIKRPSVVLLITDLSNPLDVYRAVKQAVKVHRVIILSPNPVLFYAGSLDEGTLERLYRAYLEREEIIRRFLAIAPTIDLGPSDYLREIAGVAK; translated from the coding sequence ATGAGGAGGGACGAGTTAATACTGATGACGGCCTTTCTGCTCCTTCTGGAGGGTTATTTAATCCCCTCGGCTGCCCCTGCCCTCGCCGGATTATTTCTCGTGCTCTACGTGGCCTCTGTGAGGTTCTCAACGAGGTTGGCGGTTGAGGCTGAAAGGGATGTTCCCGAGAGAGAGGTTGAGGAGGGGAAAGAACTCGAGGTCATTGTTAGGGTAAGGAATCTGGGAACGGATTGCATCGTGAGGATAAAGGATGGAGGAGGAGCATTCTCTCCGGTAACGATGTTAGTACAGCTGAGGGAGGGAGAGGAAAGGGAAGTTCGCTATGCTGTTATTCCGAAGAGGTGGGGTAGGTTCAAACTTTCCCCCGCTAGCCTCATTTTGGAGGACGTTAGGGGTCTATATTTTGAGGAAGTTAGCGTTGGGAAAGGGGAGGAGGTAAAGGTCATACCTTCTCTTGGAGCTCTCAGAGAAGCCGCAAGGGTCGAGGCCAATCTCAGGTTGCTTGAGAAATATAGGAGAAGTTTCCACGGAGGTGAAATTCCTGAAATAAAGGAGCTCAGGGAGTTTCAGCCTGGAGATGATATCCGGAGGGTTGACTGGAAGGCCACGGCAAGGCTTGGTGAGATAATCATTAGGGAGTTAGAGAGGGAGAGTGAGGCGGACGTTTACATAGTCGTAGATAACACGAGGGAGATGAGGAAGGGAGTAAGGATGGCCAAGGTTGACTACGCTTCTATCCTCGCCCTCCAGCTGGCTTACAAGTTGGGGGAGAGGTTTAAGGTTGGGTTGGCGATTTACGATGAGAGAAAGGCTAAGGTGCTCCCCCCCGACAAAGGGCTCCTGCAGGTTGAGAGGATGAGAAGGTTCTTGGAGTCTAGGTGGGAGCGTGGCATTATGTCGCTCCGCTTCTCCTTCAGCTTCTTTGGGGATAGGGGGAGAGAGTTCCTGGCAAAGGTGTTCCCATTCGTAAAGGGTAGAAAAGGTGTCAAGGGAATTTATGAGGCCTTTTCCCTCATCAAGAGGCCATCTGTAGTCCTGCTAATAACTGACCTCAGCAATCCATTGGATGTTTACAGGGCCGTCAAGCAGGCGGTGAAGGTTCACCGGGTGATTATTCTCTCACCTAATCCCGTGCTCTTTTACGCGGGCTCCCTCGACGAAGGAACCCTTGAGAGGCTTTACAGGGCCTACTTGGAGAGAGAGGAGATAATCAGGCGGTTTCTGGCAATCGCCCCCACCATTGACCTCGGCCCGAGCGACTACCTGAGGGAGATAGCGGGGGTGGCGAAATGA